The Fulvivirga maritima genome segment CACCTCGGTACCTTCATTTTTGTTTTTATCTATAGAAATGATCCTATCGTTTTTAGATGAAGGCGTGGCCGGACCAGCCTTATAGTAGCAGTTCACTATATTCACATTCATAGCCTCACCGCCATAGCAGCTATTGCCCACCCAGTTATAGATTACGTTATTCCTTAAGTCTACCAGATCAGTAAGCGCGAATGCCTTACCGGCTTCCTCTCCCAACCGAGGGTTACGGCTATCATGGTGAGCCAGCAGGTTATGATGGAAAGAGGCCTTTTTGCCTCCCCAAATACCGCCATAGCCATGAGAACCTTTGGCGTGCACTGAGTTTCTGAGGCTTTGCGCCATGATGCACCACTGCACAGTGGTATTTTCATTAGCATAGAAAGACACACATTCATCAGTAGACCAGCTCATGGAGCAATGATCAATAATTATATTTTTATGAAAACGCCCTCCCAAAGCATCACCTTCGGCCTGGGCAGTATCTCCCATTCTGAAGCGCAGGTAGCGAATGACAACATTATCGGCATTTATAGTAACAGGATAATTACGAAGGGTTATACCATCTCCCGGAGCGGTTTGTCCGGCTATGGTTATATCTCCATTTACTATCTTAAGCTCACTGCTTAGCGCAATAGTGCCTGAAACTTTAAAAAGCACATAACGTGCACCTGTTTTGCCTATGGCTTCCCTTAAGCTACCGGGGCCGGCATCATTAAGATTGGTAACGTAGACCACTCGTCCACCTCTTCCTCCGGTAGCATTCATACCAAAACCTTCAGCACCTTCAAAAGCAAAAGCCTGTTCTTCAACAGGTGTAATCACCTCCTCTTCGGGTTCATCTGGAGTGGGGTCTGCTTCACTATCTGAGTCTCCACAGCCTGGCAGCATAATCAGACTCAGAAATAAAATATATATGGTTAGAAAACTGAATTTCATATCATGATGATTAGTAAAGTAAAAAGAAGCGTGGCCGCTACAGCCACACTTCTCACATGAGAAACTAAACTATTATTCTGGTCTCCATCGAGGGTCTCCCGCGCTATTGCTGGCAGCGAAGCCTGAGGCCTGGATGCTATAATCTAATGCCTCCCTATCAGCCCAAAGGTCATCAGCAGAACCACTAAAAGTGAATGCAGGAAAGCCAGGAATTTCATCAGAAGAAAATGCAAAATCAGAAGTAACCCAGGTATTCACCACATTGAAGGAAGTAGAGGCTAAACCTTCAGTACCTCTGACAGCAAAAACTTCACCTCCAGCCATATTCCAGCCGGGTCCCCAAATGGTATTGCTTATTCTAATACCTCCTAAAACATTATTTTTTCCATCTCCTCCTCTCCATCTAAACATTTGCCTTCCTTGCTCAGGAGCTTGGTCTATGGTACAGCTCTCTATAGTAATGGAACCGGTGGTGTTAGTACGGCTAGCCAGGAAGTACTGTGTTTTTGAGAAGGTGGAATTGGTAAGCCAAACATTATGCGCTTGCCAACCATCAGTGTCTACATAGAAAACACCATACCCGTTAATACTATCTGCTACTGAATTTACTATTGAATAATCCTGAATAGTACCTGTGCCGCCTTTAATACGGGTAATACCTCTTAAAGAGTGTATTTCACAACCATCAAATTTTATTTCACCAAGCGATCCATCCTGGTCGATATTGAATACATAGCCTCCTCCAAAATCTCCCTGGAATCTAATGTTTCTGAAAGTGATTGAATCTATGGTTGCACCTGCTTCTATGTTATAGTTTGAGCCGCATTCTATGATAGGTAATGAAGGAGTAAAACCATAACCACTAACCAAGAGCACTGACTTACTAAAAGCATATCCTCCTGCCTGATATATTTTGCCTGGTTCTAAAATAATTACGGCTCCATTTTCTACATCAGTGAGGGTATCATAAAGTATGAGGTCATTTTCAATACCGGAAAGATCATAGACTGGTGCATCTCCGAAATCCAAAGCGGGCTTGGTTTCATACACTTCCCAACCTCTGATCGTATCTTCAGAGTATATGGCTATTTGATACTTCGTATCTGGAGTAAGCCCTGTCACTACCGCTTCGTTAATATCCATTTGCTCTTCAGTTAGGTCAATATCCTGCAATGGTGAGGTGAGCCGCAAATCTTGACCGGCAAACACCTTCACGTTCACTATAGGATCTCCTGCTGTAGACCAGAATACTCGAGCCCTGGTATCAGTAACATCAAACTGCAAGTTAGGAGTACCTTGAGGACCTGGGAATTTTTTAGTCTTTACACTTCCTAAATCTGAAGGTCTACTATCATATTGTGAATCTGCCGCATGCGCTGTAGCACGCACCTGATAATAGGCATTCCACAATAATTCTTCCCCTACCAAGCTGGAATTTATCTCCATATAGCTGGTATCAGATTCGAAGGTATAATCAATGGTTTGAAATGTATCTCTACTGACTTCCATAGTGTAGGATACCGCTTGCCTGAGTGAACCCATATTTACAATTATGGTATTCCCTTCAGTATATAAGTTCTCATTCAAAACCGGCCTAAAAAGACGGGTTCTCTCGAAATTTTCATCATCGTCATCACAGGCATTGAACAGCATAACTATCAAGGCCAGTAGTGAGCATATTTTAGATATATTTATCAATTTTTTCATAACCTTTTCATTTGCTGTATTATTCACCGAAGCCATAACCATCATTTTGTAATACTCCCTGGCTATTATCAATACCTATAGCAGGAATAGGAAATACATATCTCACGGGGTGAGTATACCTGGCCCAATCTTTAGTTATCCACTCTTCGTAGCCATCAGGCATGGTCTCATCAGAAAGGCCGATAAGCCAATCCATTCGCTCCCAGTTATCAATATCTGCTGGTACCGCTTTAGTATCTGTATCATAAATGATGAGTTCATTCCCATCATGCCTCACCCATAAGCGATCAGGGTATGGTCCAGACTCTGCGTTATCAGCCAGGCGCTTAAGGCCAGCAACTGTTTCCTGTACTTTTTCAGAATATATATTCCACCTGATGAGCTCATATTTACGGATCATCTCTCCGCCAAACTCCCAGGCTCTTTCATCTACAAGTGCATCAAAAAAGGATTCTTTACTATTGGAAACGGTATTGATATAATCATCTACTTTAGTAGACCATACTTCTTCAGGAAAGGCTCGTTGCCTCACCCTTCTGAGCATGTCCTGAGCATCAGCAGTGGGGCCATTAATTTCATTATCGGCTTCAGCATACATCAGCAATACATCGGCATACCTTAACATAGGCCAGTTGATACCCGTACCTTTGTCGGTATTCGATCCCGGAGGGGTGTCTAACCACACTCTGTTAAATTTTCCTTGAGCTATACCATTGATATCCACTAATTCTTGCGGTTCCAAATCCTCAACACTGGCAGTTTCATTAGGGTATTTGTAAAGGGCACAAGTAACATCTCTTCTTACATCTGAAGAGTCAAATGAATAATAATAAGTAGCAGGAATGCTCATATAATTACTACTAGTACCGTAAGGACCTGATTCTACTCTGATACCAATATTCCAACCTACATCTCCTTCACCTATAGCAAAAGGCACCTCAAAAAGGATATCGCTGGCATCACCTGCTGGTTGGGTAAATTTGGCCAGGTTCACAAACATCTGCTTGTAGTCCTGCGGTAACCGTCTGTCTTGCTGATCGATCAGCTTTTTAGAATACATTCTGGCAGTATCATAGTAGCTGAGGTAGTCTGACTGCCTGTCCATAGTCATATCAGGTTTTAGGTACCAGCCACCTCGCTGAAGTGATAGCCTGGCTATCATACCTAGTGTATAATCACGGTTAACCTGTTCTATACCATAAGGAGCCTCGGCTGCCCAGTACATTCCTTCTTCTGCCGAGATCATATCATGAATTACATATGAAAGAATCTCATTTCTATCCGTTTTGGCTACATTGAATTCTACTCCGGGCTTAGGTGCTTCTACCAGAAAAGGAACATCTCCAAAATAGAACACTAAAATGCTATACCAATACGCTCTAAGCGTATAAGCTTCTCCTAATAAATGGCTCATTTTTTCTACCTCTACCACATCATCAGAGTTATAGGCTTCACTTGCCAGTATGGCTTCAATAGCAAAATTAGCATCTCTAATAGCCTGATAAGCTATACTCCAAACATAGTCTAGATCTCCATTATTTTCCTGAGCATTAAGATCCCAGATCTGATAACGGGCGCCGTCACTGCCCCATCCACTCTGGTGTTCTATATCTGTATTACCTGTCATGTTATTAGATAATCTTGATCGAAAACCATCATGACTGAAATGCACATAGATAGAATTAACGCCCCGCCTTGCTTCTTCCGCATTGGAATACACATAATCCAAATCGAAATAAGAGATTGGTTCTGACTCCAGATAGTCGTCACATGAAAAAGACGATAGGATCAGAA includes the following:
- a CDS encoding pectate lyase family protein, producing MKFSFLTIYILFLSLIMLPGCGDSDSEADPTPDEPEEEVITPVEEQAFAFEGAEGFGMNATGGRGGRVVYVTNLNDAGPGSLREAIGKTGARYVLFKVSGTIALSSELKIVNGDITIAGQTAPGDGITLRNYPVTINADNVVIRYLRFRMGDTAQAEGDALGGRFHKNIIIDHCSMSWSTDECVSFYANENTTVQWCIMAQSLRNSVHAKGSHGYGGIWGGKKASFHHNLLAHHDSRNPRLGEEAGKAFALTDLVDLRNNVIYNWVGNSCYGGEAMNVNIVNCYYKAGPATPSSKNDRIISIDKNKNEGTEVYDIWGKFYIDGNHLTASPEATADNWTYGVYNQFHNSYGEVSEADKAGMRLDTPHDIENNVTTHSAEQAYINVLAYGGASLVRDALDEVILDDVANGDYTYEGSNGSINGIIDTQSDAGGWPELNTQEPPLDSSGDGMPDEWKTAMKLDPASEDTNGHDLSTGYENIEVYLNSLVKDITTNQNNR
- a CDS encoding DUF5123 domain-containing protein — encoded protein: MKKLINISKICSLLALIVMLFNACDDDDENFERTRLFRPVLNENLYTEGNTIIVNMGSLRQAVSYTMEVSRDTFQTIDYTFESDTSYMEINSSLVGEELLWNAYYQVRATAHAADSQYDSRPSDLGSVKTKKFPGPQGTPNLQFDVTDTRARVFWSTAGDPIVNVKVFAGQDLRLTSPLQDIDLTEEQMDINEAVVTGLTPDTKYQIAIYSEDTIRGWEVYETKPALDFGDAPVYDLSGIENDLILYDTLTDVENGAVIILEPGKIYQAGGYAFSKSVLLVSGYGFTPSLPIIECGSNYNIEAGATIDSITFRNIRFQGDFGGGYVFNIDQDGSLGEIKFDGCEIHSLRGITRIKGGTGTIQDYSIVNSVADSINGYGVFYVDTDGWQAHNVWLTNSTFSKTQYFLASRTNTTGSITIESCTIDQAPEQGRQMFRWRGGDGKNNVLGGIRISNTIWGPGWNMAGGEVFAVRGTEGLASTSFNVVNTWVTSDFAFSSDEIPGFPAFTFSGSADDLWADREALDYSIQASGFAASNSAGDPRWRPE
- a CDS encoding RagB/SusD family nutrient uptake outer membrane protein, translating into MKLKYILITLLILSSFSCDDYLESEPISYFDLDYVYSNAEEARRGVNSIYVHFSHDGFRSRLSNNMTGNTDIEHQSGWGSDGARYQIWDLNAQENNGDLDYVWSIAYQAIRDANFAIEAILASEAYNSDDVVEVEKMSHLLGEAYTLRAYWYSILVFYFGDVPFLVEAPKPGVEFNVAKTDRNEILSYVIHDMISAEEGMYWAAEAPYGIEQVNRDYTLGMIARLSLQRGGWYLKPDMTMDRQSDYLSYYDTARMYSKKLIDQQDRRLPQDYKQMFVNLAKFTQPAGDASDILFEVPFAIGEGDVGWNIGIRVESGPYGTSSNYMSIPATYYYSFDSSDVRRDVTCALYKYPNETASVEDLEPQELVDINGIAQGKFNRVWLDTPPGSNTDKGTGINWPMLRYADVLLMYAEADNEINGPTADAQDMLRRVRQRAFPEEVWSTKVDDYINTVSNSKESFFDALVDERAWEFGGEMIRKYELIRWNIYSEKVQETVAGLKRLADNAESGPYPDRLWVRHDGNELIIYDTDTKAVPADIDNWERMDWLIGLSDETMPDGYEEWITKDWARYTHPVRYVFPIPAIGIDNSQGVLQNDGYGFGE